The sequence CTGGTGATCAAGGGCGGCCAGGTCGTCGATCAGGTCGTCGGCGCCGTCGGCAAGGACAAGCTCGACGCGATGCTCTCCGCTCAGCTCTAGGCTGCTAGAAGCGGTAGCGTCGCAGGCCGACGTTCAGCAGTAATCCCAGCATCGCCAGCACGGTGACGATGCTGGAGCCGCCATACGAGAGCAGCGGCAGGGTCACGCCCACCACCGGGAGCAGCCCGGTGACCATGCCGATGTTCACGAAGATGTGCCAGAAGATCAGGGCGGCCCCGCCGATGGCGAGGAAGACGCCGAAGCGATCCTTGGCCGACGCGGCGACGCCGATGATCAGCGCCAGGAGCAGGGCGTAGAGGAGGAGGAGCAGCACCCCGCCGGCGAAGCCGTGCTCCTCGGCGAAGACCGAGAAGACGAAGTCGGTGTGCTGCTCGGGCAGGAAGGAGAACTGGGTCTGGGTCCCCTCCCCCCAGCCCTTCCCCCAGGTGTCTCCCGAGCCGATGGCGATGGTGGACTGGATGTGGTGGTAGCCCGCGCCCTTCGCGTCGCCCTCGGGATCGAGGAAGGCCGTCACCCGCCGCCGCTGGTAGTCCTCCAGGAACCACAGCCAGGCCGAGCCGGCGACCACCAGGCCGCCGACCACCCCGACGATGAGGGCTCGCCGGTGGACCCGGGCGAAGAGCACCATGGTCCCCCCCACCGCCAGGATGAGCAGCGAGGTGCCCAGATCGGGCTGGCGCACGACCAGCAGGACCGGCAGGCCCAGGAGCAGCGCCGGTACGAAGAGGCGCCGGAAGCCGTAGCCTTCCCGGGGTTCGACGTCGTCGTGGTAGAAGCGCGCGAGCGCGAGGACCACCGCGACCTTGGCCAGCTCCGAGGCCTGCAGGCGGACGGGCCCGAAGACCAGCCAGCGCTGGGAGCCCTTGTGGACGTTGCCGACCAGCAGGGTGAGCACCAGCAGCACCAGCACCAGCCCGTAGAGGGGATAGGCGGCGTGGAGGAGGTGCCGGTAGTCGAAGACGCAGAGCAGCAGCGCGATCCCGAAGCCGAGGCCCAGCCAGGCGCTCTGGGAGACCCAGACCTGGGTGTGGGCGGCCTTCGAGGCCGAGGCGAGGTTCCACAGGCCGATCAGGGCGATGATCACCGTCGTCCCGAAGAGACCCCAGTTGAAGTTGGCGAGCACCTTCTGGGAGGCGCCGTCGGAGGCGAGCTTCATCCGTGCACCAGCCCGGCCTCGGCGCCGAGGGCGCCAGGGGTGTGGCCGCCCTCGGGCGGGCGGAGGAGGCCGGCGGGCGGCTCGCTGTCCCGGCTCCGCGCGGGGGCGGGCTCGTCGGCGCCGGCGCGCTGGGCGGCGTCGAGGGCCTTGAGCTCGAAGTAGCGCTGGATGACCTTCATCGCGGTGGGGGCCGCGCCGCTGGAGCCGTGTCCGCCGTGCTCGTTGAGCACGACCACCGCGATCTCGGCCTGCTCCACCGGGGCGAAGGCGGCGAACCAGGCGTGGTCCCGCTCCTCCCAGGGCAGGTCCTCGGCCTTCTCCCGCTCCTCACCGAGCTTCACCACCTGCGCGGTGCCGGTCTTGCCCGCCACCTCGACGGTGAAGCCCTCCCGGCGGGGATAGCGGTAGTAGGCCGTGCCGCCGGGCTCCATCACCACCGCCCGCAGCCCCGCCCGCACCGCCGCCAGGTGCTCGGGATCGACCACCATCTTCTGGCGGACCTTCGGGGCGAAGCTGCGCAGGGTCTTCCCCTGCGCGTCCTCGATCCGCAGGGCCAGCTGCGGCTGGTAGACGGTGCCGCCGTTGGCGATGGCGGCGTAGGCCATGACCAGCTGCAGGGGCGTGACGTTCACGTCCCCCTGCCCGATCGAGGTGTTGAGGGCGAAGCCCCGGGTGTAGCCGTCGGGGCTGACCCGGTCGTGGTAGGCCACGTCGGGGATGATCCCGGGCACCTCGTGGGGGAGCCCACACTCGGTCTTGCTGCCGAGGCCGGCGGCGCGCGCCCACTTCGCGATGGGGTCGATGTCGATCCGATCGCTCACCCAGTAGAAGTAGGTGTCGCAGCTGTGCTGGATGGCGCGGTTCAGAGAGGTCGTGCCGTGGCCCGCGGCCCGCCAGCAGCGCCAGCGCCGGCGGCCCATGCGGTAGCCCCCGTTGCAGTGGGTGGCCTCCTCGGTGCCGATGCCCTGCTCCAGCGCGGCCAGCGCGGTGAAGACCTTGAAGGTCGAGCCCGGGTGGTAGTGCTGCTGGATGGCGCGGTGGAGCATCGGCTCGAGGGGGTCGTCCCGCAGCAGGCGCATCTCGGTGCGGGTGATGCCCGCGGTGAGGCGGTTGGGATCCGGCGCGGGCCGGGAGAGCATCGCCCGGATGAAGCCGGTCTGGGGATCCACGACGACCACCGCGCCGGCGCGGCCGGGGAAGACCTCCTCGAGGGTCTCCTGCAGGCGGGCGTCGATGGAGAGCACCAGGTTGTGGCCGGGGACGGCGGGCTGGATCCGCTCGGCCTCGGGGATGAGGGCGATGACGCCCTCGTCGGTCTGGAGGCCGGCGAGGCGCCGGCCCTTCGCGTCGACCACCACCTTCTCGAGGCCGTCGGTGCCGCGCAGCTCGTCCTCGAAGATCTCCTCGAGGCCGCTGCGGCCGATGCTGTCGCCGAGGCGGTAGTCGAGGCCCCTCTCCTGAGCCCGCTCGAGCTCGCGGGGGCCGATCTCGTTCATGTAGCCGAGCACGTGGTAGAGCGAGGGCCCGTAGCGGTAGTGCCGCCGCGGCCGGACGTGGATGTCGACGCCGTCGAGCTCGAGGCTGTGCGCCTCGGCCCAGTCGAGGGCGTCGCGGCCGACGTTGCGCGCGACCCGGATCGGCCGGAAGCGCTCCAGCCCCCGGGCCGACGCCACCTTCTCGGCGGCCTGCCGCGAGATGCCGGCGGGCAGCTGCAGCCCCTCCTCCAGGTGGCGCAGGGTCGCGTCGGGATCCTCGCAGAAGGCCGGGGTCAGGAAGACGTCCCAGGCCGGGCGGGCGTCGGCGACGATGGTGCCGTTCGCGTCGAGCACCATCCCCCGATCGGCGGCCAGGGGGATCTCCTTGACGACGTTGGAGCGGGAGCGGGCGGCGAAGTACTCGCCCTGCGCGACCTGCAGCAGGTAGAGCCGGACCCCCAGGATGAGGAAGGCGGCGTAGGCCACCCCCAGCACCCAGACGTAGCGCGATCCGTAGTCCCGGCCCTCGCCGGTGGCGGGCATCAGGCTCACGAGAGCCAGACCTCTCCGCCCTCGGTGGGCGCCCCGACGACCAGGCGGTCGAGGAAGCCGGCGAGGGAGTACACGAGCGGCGCCAGCGCGGTGGCCAGCGCGATCTCCACCCCGTGGCCGAGGAGGATCACCGAGGTGGTGGCGGCCTCGAGGCTGGAGCTGGCCCAGAAGACCAGGGCGAGCACGGCGAAGCGCACGGTCTCGGCGAGGCCGGCCACGACGACCACCACCGCGGGGACGGCGTCCACGGCCTGGGTCGCGTAGCGGACGAAGAGGAAGACCACCACCCCGATCCCCACCGAGAGCCCGGACGGGGTGCCCGCGAAGACGTCCCAGAGGTAGCCGATGCCCGCGGAGGCGAAGGCCCCCTCGACCGGGCCGGCCCGGACCCCCAGGTAGAGGATCAGGCCGAGGAGGAGCCCGGCCCCGAAGGCGCGCACGCCGAGGGCCGCCAGCAGCGCCGACTCGAGGGAGCCCAGGACGATGCCCAGGGCGAGGAAGAGCGCGACTCGACGCATGATCCTAGGGGCTCTCCGCCCCTCCCTCGGGGCCCGTCGCCAGGCCCGCGGGGGCGATCGTGTCCGCGAGGATCATGACCTCGTCGAGGCGGGCGAGATCCACCACCGGGATCACCTTCGCGCTCTGGAAGAGGCCGTGCTGCCCCCGGGTGACGCCGGTGACCCGCCCCACCGGCAACCCCTTGGGGTAGATGCCCCCGGTGCCGGAGGTGACGAGGAGATCGCCGTCCACGATGTCGTCGGTCCGCAGCGCGTTCTCGAGCACCGCCTCGTCGAGCGCCCCGGTGCCGCGCACCGTCACCCGCGCCCGGGAGCGGACCACCTGGGCGGCCACCGCGCTGTTGGGGTCGGCGAGGAGGAGCGTGTCGGACCAGCCCTGCCCCACGGCGACCACGCTGCCCACCACGCCCTCGGGCGCGACGACCGGCTGATCGACCCGGATCCCGCCCTCCTTGCCCCGGCCGAGGCGCAGGGTGCGGGCGAGGGTCGGCGTCACCCCCACCCCGATCACCGGCGCCACGATGGGCGGCAGGCCGTCCTCCCGGCTCAGATCGAGGAGGCGCCGCAGGCGGGTGTTCTCGACGGCGATCTCCTGGCTGGCGTCGACCTCCCCCTGGAGGCGCAGGACCTTCCGCCGGAGCTGCTCGTTCTCGTCCTCGACCCCCACCAGGTAGACATAATTGTGGAAGAGGTCCTGGACCCCCTCCACCGTCCAGACCACGGCTCGCTGGATGGGCGAGGAGAGCCAGAGGACGGCCCGATCCGCGGCATTACGCTTCCCGGGCGCCTTGCTCCCCGCCGTGAAGAGCAGGAAAGGAACGACCAGGAGGAGCACCACGACGGTGAGCTCGCGATAGCGGCGCAAGAGGGCCCACATGGGTCTTGAATCTTCAGGGTGCCGCGAGTAGCTTGTCAAGCTCTCAAATCCCCAGAACTAAAGAGATTTACCCAGGAGAGTGCCGATGCTCGGCAAGCTTCGCGACCCCCGCCAGAACGTCGTCTTCAAGTACGTCATCTACGCGGCGCTCGGCGCGATCATCATAGTCTTCGCGATTTCCTTCGGCCCCGGCAGCTACGCCCCCAACACCCAGGGTGCGCAACAGGCCGCCTTCGTCGAGGGAGAGATCATCACCGCCGCCGCCTTCGAGCGCGCCTACGCCCAGTACCTCGAGCGCTACCGCAGCCTCACGGGCCAGCCCCTGAAGCGGGAAGAGGCCGAGGCGATGGGGATCCGCAAGACGATCCTCGACGGGCTCATCGAGCGCGAGCTGGTCGCCAAGGCCGCCCTCGCCCAGGGCATCCGGGTCTCCGACGCCGAGCTGAAGAAGACCATCACCGAGATGGACTTCTTCCAGGTCGAGGGGAAGTTCGACCCGGAGCGCTACAAGCAGATCGTGAACAACTACTTCGGGCTGCCCCGCGCGAAGTGGGAGGCCCAGCTGCGCAAGGACCTCCTCGCCGAGAAGATGCGCCTCGCCCTCAAGGAGTCGGTGAAGATCTCTCCGGCCGAGGTGAAGGCCGCCTACCTGCGCGAGAACGACAAGATCGACCTCGAGTACGTGCGGCTCTCCCCCTTCCAGTTCAAGGGCGCGACCCAGGCCGACGAGGCCTCGATCGACGAGGTGCTCGCCAAGCGCAAGGACGAGGTCGAGGCCTTCTACGAGCGCAACAAGTTCCGCTACAGCCAGCCCAAGCGGGTGCAGGCGCGGCACATCCTGATCAAGTTCGACGCCGCCGGCGGTGACGCCGCCAAGGAGACCGCCCGCGGCGAGGCCGAGGCCCTCCTGGCGAAGGTGCAGGCCGGCGAGGACTTCGCCGAGCTCGCCAAGGCCCACTCCCAGGACGACGGCAACAAGGATCGCGGCGGTGACCTGGGCTGGTTCGGCCCCGGCGCCATGGCCAAGCCCTTCGAGGAGGCGGCCTTCGCCCTCGAGGAGGGGCAGCTCTCCGGCGTCGTCGAGACCAAGTACGGCTTCCACCTCATCAAGGTGGAGGGCGTGCGCCCGGCCGAGGAGAAGCCCCTGGCCGACGTCGAGCGCGAGGTCGCCGGCCTGGTCATCGATGACGATCTGGCCAAGCAGGCCGCGAAGGCCAAGGCCGAGGAGATCCTCGCCGAGGCCCGCACCGGCAAGACCCTCACCGAGATCGCGCCGCCTCCCACGGCGCCGGCCGAGGGTGAGCCCGCGGCGCAGAAGCCCACCCACACCGCGAACAGCACCGGGCTGACCGCCCTGCAGGGCTCCTACGTGCCGGGCATCGGGCGGGACGACGACCTCGCCGCCGCCGTGAAGGGCTTGAGCGCCGAGAGCCCCCTCCTCGACCGCGTGGTCGAGGTCGGCGGCGCCTTCTACGTCGTGCGCCTCAACGAGCGGCAGACCCCCGACCTGGCGAGCTTCGAGACCGAGAAGGGCGCCATCGAGGAGCGCCTCCTCGCGGCCAAGCAGCGCGAGGTCGAGAAGGCCTGGGTCCAGGGCCTGCGCGACAAGGCCGACGTGCGGCCCAACGACGCGGTCCTCCTCGGCGGGTCTTCCTGAGCCGGGGGGAGCGTCCTGCTCCCCCCGAGCCCCCCATCTCACCCCGAGGTCCAGGGGACCGCTGCGCTCCGCCGGCTGGGCGCCGCCTGAGCGCGCTTCTGCCGCAGGTGAGTCACTTCACCTTCGGGGGCGGCGGGTAATGCTCCTCGAGCTTCTCGAGGAGCTTCTCGGCGCGCGCCTCGTCGAGGCCCGCCGCGACGCCGGCCGCGACGATGGCCTTGCGCTTCGCGCCCGTGCCGGCGACGTCGTCCATCGGGATCACCGCCCGGGTCTCGTCGAGATCCAGCTCGGCCCCGAGCTTCGGCTCCATCAGGAGGCGCTCGTTGAGGCCCTCGGTCCGGGGGACCGGCTTGCCGTCCCGCGCCACGGTGAAGAGGGCGTAGGGGCCGCAGAGGTTCCGCAGCTTGCCCGGGTGCGCCACCAGCTCGAGGAGGGCCCCCTCCTCCCCGAGATCGCCGCGCCGGCTGGCCGCCCGCAGGGTGGCCTCCAGGTCGCCGGCACCGATCTGCAGGGGCAGCTCCAGCTCGACCCGCCGCACCGGCCGCTCGCCGGGGACGAGGACGTTGCGCGCCACGGAGTAGTGCACCTCCCGGTGCTGCATCCCGGGCCCGCCCCTGGCCGCCGCGTCGCCGGTCTTGGCGAAGGAGAGGAAGTCCTTGGCGGCGGAGGAGACCTTGTTGCTCGCGGCCCCGCCGCCGCCGGAGTCCCCCTCTCCGGAGGGGCAGCCCAGGAGGGCGAGCGCGGAGAGGACGATCAGGGAGAGCCTTCGCATCACTGCACTCCTGTCAGGTCGAGCGCGAGGCTGCCCTCGGCGCCGCTGTAGTCCAGGCGGATCGTCCACTCGCCGGCGCTCGAGGTGATCGAGGCGGCGGCGGCCGGCGGTCCGGCGGCGGTGGCGCTCTCCCGGTAGGCCTGCAGGCCGTCCGGGGAGGTGAGCGCCAGGGAGACGCTGCCCGCGCCGAGCGCGGTGCCGCTCCAGTCGACCCAGACCCGATCCCCGCTCACCGACCAGACCTCCTCGCGGTTGCCGGAGGCGTCGTTCAGGGTCGCCTGGAGCGAGTAGGCGTTGGGGGAGTTCTCCACCACCAGATCCTCCAGGGCCGGGGGCCCGCAGCCCACCGCGGCGGCGGCCAGGAGCGCGGCCAGGGGCGCGACGGCGACGAGGGGCCTCACGAGGCCGGGCTCCCGATGCGCTGGCCCAGGCGGATGGGCTGCCCGGGCGCCAGGCCGGGATCGAGCGCGCCGTGCTCCTTCGAGAGGAGGAGCACCACCGTCGAGCCCATCTCGAAGATCCCCAGCTCGGCGCCCCGCTCGAGCGCGCGCCCGTCGTCGTAGCGGCGCGCCACCGGCGGCCCCGGCACGTTGGTGACGATCTCGTCGAAGCTCGCCCGCATCCGGCCCACGCAGGTGGCCCCCACCATGGCGACGCAGACCGCCCCGCGATCGCTCTCGAGGAAGGTGAGCAGGCGCTCGTTGGCCACGAAGAGCTCGTCCAGGGTGTCCACCGCGGCCGGGAAGACCGGCCAGAGGGTCCCCGGCACGTGCACCGCCTCGCTGATCCGGCCGGCCAGCGGCGCGTGCACCCGGTGGTAGTTGCGGGGGGAGAGGTAGATCGTGAGGAAGTGACCCTCGAGGAAGGGCACCTCCCTCCCCTCCCCGCCGAGGAAGCGGTCGAGGGGGTAGGTGCGCCCCTTCGCCTGGATCAGCTGGCCGTCCTCGATGCGGCCGAAGGCGCCGACGGTCCCGTCGCAGGGCGAGACCGGCGTGCCCGGCCCGCCCTCGATCTCGCGGGCGCCCGGCTGCAGCTCCCGGATGAAGAACTCCCCGAAGGTCGGGAAGTCGGCGGGGTCCCGGGCGATCTCCCCGGTCTCGATCCCGTAGAGCTTCACGAAGGTGCGGATGGAGAGGCGGTGCATGGCCCGGGGCCAGGGCCCCCGCACGGCGCCGCCGACGGCCCGGGAGAGCGCGTTGCGCGGGAGCACCTTCAAGAGGGTCAGGGCGAGCCTTCCGTTCATCGCCTGGATGGTAAACCAGAGATCATGATTCCCGAAGAGCCGCTGGCGCCGCGGCCCGGCGCCCTCCCCAACTCCGATTCGGTGTACGCTTCCGTCGGAAGGGCAAAGGGCGGTATTCACGACCAGGTCGAGGAGGTGGTCGTCCTGGCGTCGGGACCGGAGGCCTGTAGGGGCGAATGATGGGAACCTCGCAGACGGTGAGACGGAGGCGCACGAAGGCAGCCTCTCCCTGGGGACTTTCCCTGGCCCTCTGCCTGCTCCTGACCCCGCTGGCCGCCTCGGGCCAGCAGCGGACCTACGACCTCCGCCCCCTGGAGCGGGTGCGCAACCCGCTGGTCGGCCGGGCCGATCTCGCCGGCCGGGTCTTCGAGGATCTCGACGAGAACGGCCGTCACGACGCCGGAGAGCCGGGGATCGCCGGGGTGATGATCCGCCTCGGTGACGGCCGCTTCGTGATCACCGACGCGACCGGCCGCTATCAGTTCAGCGAGCTCTCGCCCGGGCAGCAGAGCGTGGCGATCACCCGGGGATCCCTGCCCACCGGCGTGGCGAGGGCCCCGGCCCCGCGGCTGATCGAGCTGCCTCCCGGGTCGGTGCGGACCCTCGACTTCCCCCTGGTGATCAAGATGGAGGCCCTCCAGGTGGGCCAGCCCGAAGTGCGGGGTCAGGCCCTCTTCCTGGCGCTCGAGGAGCTGCCGGTGAACGTGGTTGGCAACGCCACCGATCTGCAGGCGCTGGTCAACGGCGCCCGCCTCGCCTTCCCCGCCGTGGACGTGGAGCTCTCCGGCTTCTCCCGCGGCGGCTTCGTCGACGCCGCCGAGCCGAGGGGGGCCGCCTTCCAGCCCTCGACGACCTCCCGCGAGACGCCCGGCCGCTGGACCCTGGCCGTCAGGGACAGCGAGGCCAGGGTGGTCCTCGAGACGAGCGGCGAGGGGCAGCCCCCGCGGAAGATCGACTTCGAGGGGAAGGACTCGGCGGGCGCGGCCCTCCCGGCCCCGGCCGGCTACACCGTGCAGCTCTGCCTGAGCTACGCCGGCGACGAGCGCAGCTGCAGCCCCTGGCGGCCCTTCGGGCTCACCACCGGCAAGGGCCGCAAGATGCAGCGGCCCGCCCTCGACGTGCCCCCGGGGGACGCCCTGGCCGAAGTGAACGGTCAGGCGGCGACCCTCGACAAGGACGGCTCCTTCATCTCGCCGGTTCGCCTCGGCGCCGAGGCGCGAACGATCCGGGTGCGCCTGCGGCGGGCGGACGGCCGCGAGTCCTCGGCCTCCATCGAGGTGCCCGCCTTCGTGGTGGAGAGCCCGGGCGCCGAGACCCGGATCACCTGGGGGAGCGAGGAGCCCCCCCTGATCGCGCCCGAGCGGCCGGCCGACGGGGACCTGGAGGTCCACCTGAAGCTGGGCGTGAAGGGGGCCCGCCGGGCCCAGGTCGGCAACGACGATCTGAAGCTGAAGGACGGCGTCGCGGATCACGTCATGAAGGTGGGCAACAAGGAGCGGCGCCTGGAGCTCTCGGCGATCGGTGAGGGCCAGGTCAGCACCCTCTACGAGCTGCGCGCCTGGTGGAGCGACACCCGCCCCGACGGCCGGGCGATCATCGATCAGCCGGCGATCCCCCAGCTCTACTGCGAGCTGCCCATCGAGACCTCGGTGCTCAACAGCCCCTTCCTGCGCATCCGGGGTCACACCGAGCCCGGGAACCGGCTGCAGGCGGGCGCGAAGGCCATCACGGTGGGGAGCGACGGACGCTTCGACACCCTGGTCGAGATCGCCGAGGGCGACCTCCTGCTCGAGGTGACCAACCCCGAGGGGACGGTGGGCACCATCAAGCGCAGCTGGCCGGTGGAGAGCAGCAGCCTCACGCCGGGCGCCACCCTCGAGCTCGCCCCCTTCGGGCGCGCCCTCTACTCCCCCACCCCCGGGGTCTCCCCCGAGCTGCGCAAGGGCCTCCAGGCGACCGGCAGCGGCTACGGGATCTACTCCCTGCAGAGCGGTCTGCGCCTCTGGGGCGGCGCCGGGGTGCAGACCGAGGACCGCCCGCTCCCCGCCGAGGGAGAGCCGGGCCTGGCCTGGGGGCGGGCGGACGCCCGCCTGGGCGCCGAGGGCGGCCTCGGCAAGCACCTGGGCTTCGCCCTGGGCTACCAGGGCGCCTTCTTCCTGGGCGGCGACGCCGGGCTGCCGATGCGCCACGCGGTGGACGGGGCCTTCGGGCTGGAGAGCCAGGCCTTCGACGCCCTCCTCGACGCGGGCCTCCTCCAGGGCGCCCGGGACGACAGCAGCAGCTTCACCCTGGTGGGCGGCGGCCTCGGTGTGCGCTTCCGGGCCACCGAGGGCCTCGACCTCCGCGCCCGGGTGGGCGGGCGCGTGAGCGCCGCCGGGGGCGAGGGAGAGGTGCTCGACGGCGCGCTGCAGGCCACCTTCCGCTCCCGCGGCGGGCTGCTCGCCTCGCTGCGCTACGCGCACGTCGAGGACAACCGGGACGTCGAGCCCGAGGCCGCCGGCGACGTCGTCCATCTCTCCCTCGGCCTGCCCCTCGGCCAGAAGCTCCAGCTCTCGGCCACCCTCGGGGCCTGGCTCGTCAGCGGCGCGATGACCCTCTTCCAGGCCAGCCGCCTGGAGCTCCTGCCGACCTCCAGCTTCCTCTTCGCCCTCGACTTCCGGCTCCAGTCGCAGCCCGAGCTCACCGAGTACCTCGGGCGCGCCGAGCTCTCCTACCAGCCCAGGCCCTGGCTCCGCCTCGGGCTCGTCTATGCCTACGTCGCCGTCACGGGGGGAGTGGAGCACAGCTCCCGCCTCCAGCTGCGCCTACAGGTGGTCTACTGATGCGTATCTTCACCGCGCTCCTCGCCCTCCTCTCGGCGCTGGTCGTCCTGGCCGGCTCCTACTGGTTGGTCTTCCTCTTCGACTCCACCGGCTCGAGCACCGATCAGGTCGCTCACCTCACCGGCGCCTTCAACCAGGTCGAGTCGCGTCACGCCCAGGAGCTCTCCTTCGAGGACGCGATCGTGGGCGACGGTCTGAAGGAGGGCGACGTCATCCGCACCGGGATGCGCTCCCGGGCGGTGGTGAGCTACCTGGCCGGGCTGACCCTGAACGTCGATCCCACCTCGATGGTGGTCATCACCTCTCCGAGCATCGACGAGGAGGGCCTCGCGGTGCAGGAGGTCCGGGTCGAGTCCGGCACGGTCTCCGGTGACATCTCCGGCGGCCGCCGGGTGGTGCGGATCCTCGACGCCCAGGGTCAGGTGGCGGCCCGCCTGATCTCGAACACCGAGGGCAGCGAGCGCCTGCGCTACCGCTTCCGCCGCTCGCAGGACGGCCAGGCCGAGGTCTCGATCCTCTCCGGCTCCGCCGACGTCGACACCGGCGGCGAGACCCTGCGGGTGAAGGCCGGCCAGGCGGTCTCCCTCCCGGCGGCGGGCCCCGCCCAAGTGAAGGCCCTGCCCCCCTACCCCCGCAGCCTCCGGCCCGGCGTGGACGAGCGCATCACCCCGACGGCCGCCGAGCCCAAGGTCCAGCTGGGCTGGGAGGCGGTGCCGGGGGTCGAGAGCTACCGCGTGCAGGTCGCCCGCGGCTTCGGCTTCACCGACCTCGCCACCGACGCTACCGTCGATGGCACCACCTACTCGATCGCGCCCGACGCCGCGGGCAGCTGGTTCTGGCGGGTGGCCTCCATCGACGCCGAGGGCCGCCAGGGCGAGTACGGCTTCGT is a genomic window of Deltaproteobacteria bacterium containing:
- the rodA gene encoding rod shape-determining protein RodA → MKLASDGASQKVLANFNWGLFGTTVIIALIGLWNLASASKAAHTQVWVSQSAWLGLGFGIALLLCVFDYRHLLHAAYPLYGLVLVLLVLTLLVGNVHKGSQRWLVFGPVRLQASELAKVAVVLALARFYHDDVEPREGYGFRRLFVPALLLGLPVLLVVRQPDLGTSLLILAVGGTMVLFARVHRRALIVGVVGGLVVAGSAWLWFLEDYQRRRVTAFLDPEGDAKGAGYHHIQSTIAIGSGDTWGKGWGEGTQTQFSFLPEQHTDFVFSVFAEEHGFAGGVLLLLLYALLLALIIGVAASAKDRFGVFLAIGGAALIFWHIFVNIGMVTGLLPVVGVTLPLLSYGGSSIVTVLAMLGLLLNVGLRRYRF
- the mrdA gene encoding penicillin-binding protein 2, producing the protein MPATGEGRDYGSRYVWVLGVAYAAFLILGVRLYLLQVAQGEYFAARSRSNVVKEIPLAADRGMVLDANGTIVADARPAWDVFLTPAFCEDPDATLRHLEEGLQLPAGISRQAAEKVASARGLERFRPIRVARNVGRDALDWAEAHSLELDGVDIHVRPRRHYRYGPSLYHVLGYMNEIGPRELERAQERGLDYRLGDSIGRSGLEEIFEDELRGTDGLEKVVVDAKGRRLAGLQTDEGVIALIPEAERIQPAVPGHNLVLSIDARLQETLEEVFPGRAGAVVVVDPQTGFIRAMLSRPAPDPNRLTAGITRTEMRLLRDDPLEPMLHRAIQQHYHPGSTFKVFTALAALEQGIGTEEATHCNGGYRMGRRRWRCWRAAGHGTTSLNRAIQHSCDTYFYWVSDRIDIDPIAKWARAAGLGSKTECGLPHEVPGIIPDVAYHDRVSPDGYTRGFALNTSIGQGDVNVTPLQLVMAYAAIANGGTVYQPQLALRIEDAQGKTLRSFAPKVRQKMVVDPEHLAAVRAGLRAVVMEPGGTAYYRYPRREGFTVEVAGKTGTAQVVKLGEEREKAEDLPWEERDHAWFAAFAPVEQAEIAVVVLNEHGGHGSSGAAPTAMKVIQRYFELKALDAAQRAGADEPAPARSRDSEPPAGLLRPPEGGHTPGALGAEAGLVHG
- the mreC gene encoding rod shape-determining protein MreC, encoding MWALLRRYRELTVVVLLLVVPFLLFTAGSKAPGKRNAADRAVLWLSSPIQRAVVWTVEGVQDLFHNYVYLVGVEDENEQLRRKVLRLQGEVDASQEIAVENTRLRRLLDLSREDGLPPIVAPVIGVGVTPTLARTLRLGRGKEGGIRVDQPVVAPEGVVGSVVAVGQGWSDTLLLADPNSAVAAQVVRSRARVTVRGTGALDEAVLENALRTDDIVDGDLLVTSGTGGIYPKGLPVGRVTGVTRGQHGLFQSAKVIPVVDLARLDEVMILADTIAPAGLATGPEGGAESP
- a CDS encoding SurA N-terminal domain-containing protein, which translates into the protein MLGKLRDPRQNVVFKYVIYAALGAIIIVFAISFGPGSYAPNTQGAQQAAFVEGEIITAAAFERAYAQYLERYRSLTGQPLKREEAEAMGIRKTILDGLIERELVAKAALAQGIRVSDAELKKTITEMDFFQVEGKFDPERYKQIVNNYFGLPRAKWEAQLRKDLLAEKMRLALKESVKISPAEVKAAYLRENDKIDLEYVRLSPFQFKGATQADEASIDEVLAKRKDEVEAFYERNKFRYSQPKRVQARHILIKFDAAGGDAAKETARGEAEALLAKVQAGEDFAELAKAHSQDDGNKDRGGDLGWFGPGAMAKPFEEAAFALEEGQLSGVVETKYGFHLIKVEGVRPAEEKPLADVEREVAGLVIDDDLAKQAAKAKAEEILAEARTGKTLTEIAPPPTAPAEGEPAAQKPTHTANSTGLTALQGSYVPGIGRDDDLAAAVKGLSAESPLLDRVVEVGGAFYVVRLNERQTPDLASFETEKGAIEERLLAAKQREVEKAWVQGLRDKADVRPNDAVLLGGSS
- the asd gene encoding archaetidylserine decarboxylase (Phosphatidylserine decarboxylase is synthesized as a single chain precursor. Generation of the pyruvoyl active site from a Ser is coupled to cleavage of a Gly-Ser bond between the larger (beta) and smaller (alpha chains). It is an integral membrane protein.), which produces MNGRLALTLLKVLPRNALSRAVGGAVRGPWPRAMHRLSIRTFVKLYGIETGEIARDPADFPTFGEFFIRELQPGAREIEGGPGTPVSPCDGTVGAFGRIEDGQLIQAKGRTYPLDRFLGGEGREVPFLEGHFLTIYLSPRNYHRVHAPLAGRISEAVHVPGTLWPVFPAAVDTLDELFVANERLLTFLESDRGAVCVAMVGATCVGRMRASFDEIVTNVPGPPVARRYDDGRALERGAELGIFEMGSTVVLLLSKEHGALDPGLAPGQPIRLGQRIGSPAS
- a CDS encoding SdrD B-like domain-containing protein, which encodes MRRRRTKAASPWGLSLALCLLLTPLAASGQQRTYDLRPLERVRNPLVGRADLAGRVFEDLDENGRHDAGEPGIAGVMIRLGDGRFVITDATGRYQFSELSPGQQSVAITRGSLPTGVARAPAPRLIELPPGSVRTLDFPLVIKMEALQVGQPEVRGQALFLALEELPVNVVGNATDLQALVNGARLAFPAVDVELSGFSRGGFVDAAEPRGAAFQPSTTSRETPGRWTLAVRDSEARVVLETSGEGQPPRKIDFEGKDSAGAALPAPAGYTVQLCLSYAGDERSCSPWRPFGLTTGKGRKMQRPALDVPPGDALAEVNGQAATLDKDGSFISPVRLGAEARTIRVRLRRADGRESSASIEVPAFVVESPGAETRITWGSEEPPLIAPERPADGDLEVHLKLGVKGARRAQVGNDDLKLKDGVADHVMKVGNKERRLELSAIGEGQVSTLYELRAWWSDTRPDGRAIIDQPAIPQLYCELPIETSVLNSPFLRIRGHTEPGNRLQAGAKAITVGSDGRFDTLVEIAEGDLLLEVTNPEGTVGTIKRSWPVESSSLTPGATLELAPFGRALYSPTPGVSPELRKGLQATGSGYGIYSLQSGLRLWGGAGVQTEDRPLPAEGEPGLAWGRADARLGAEGGLGKHLGFALGYQGAFFLGGDAGLPMRHAVDGAFGLESQAFDALLDAGLLQGARDDSSSFTLVGGGLGVRFRATEGLDLRARVGGRVSAAGGEGEVLDGALQATFRSRGGLLASLRYAHVEDNRDVEPEAAGDVVHLSLGLPLGQKLQLSATLGAWLVSGAMTLFQASRLELLPTSSFLFALDFRLQSQPELTEYLGRAELSYQPRPWLRLGLVYAYVAVTGGVEHSSRLQLRLQVVY